A window of the Cystobacter fuscus genome harbors these coding sequences:
- a CDS encoding alpha/beta fold hydrolase yields MKSLIALATLAFVSTTSLSTPAQAAPKQTAAVTDAALVRTLPGFTNAEATVNGVRLHYVVGGKGSPVVLLPGWPQTWWAFHKIMPALARDHQVISVDLRGMGGSDKPADGYDKKTMARDILELVRQLGHDKVDLVGHDIGAQVAFSFAANHPEATRKLVLLDVPHPDAQLATWPLLPAVGTFGDKIDEAHPFAWWFAFHQVKGLPEQILEGRQHLEQEWFFRYLLKDESAIDVRDRAVYAAAYASREAIRAGNAWYQAFPQDIVDDGTYGKLTMPVLGLGGPGFGWLKATLSGKATDLRVIKVEGSGHFIAEEKPEATLGYLADFLK; encoded by the coding sequence ATGAAGAGCCTCATCGCACTCGCCACCCTGGCGTTCGTTTCCACGACTTCGCTTTCCACCCCGGCCCAGGCCGCCCCGAAGCAGACCGCCGCTGTGACCGACGCGGCGCTGGTCCGCACGCTGCCGGGCTTCACCAACGCCGAGGCGACGGTCAACGGCGTGCGGCTGCATTACGTCGTCGGAGGGAAGGGCTCGCCGGTCGTGCTGCTCCCGGGCTGGCCGCAGACCTGGTGGGCCTTCCACAAGATCATGCCCGCGCTCGCCCGCGATCATCAGGTGATCTCCGTCGACCTGCGCGGAATGGGCGGCTCCGACAAGCCGGCCGACGGCTACGACAAGAAGACGATGGCCCGGGACATTCTCGAGCTGGTCCGCCAGCTCGGCCATGACAAGGTCGATCTCGTCGGCCACGACATCGGTGCCCAGGTCGCGTTCAGCTTCGCGGCCAACCATCCGGAGGCGACGCGCAAGCTCGTCCTGCTCGACGTGCCGCACCCGGATGCCCAGCTCGCCACCTGGCCGCTGCTTCCGGCCGTTGGCACCTTCGGCGACAAGATCGACGAGGCCCATCCGTTCGCCTGGTGGTTCGCCTTCCATCAGGTGAAGGGTCTGCCCGAGCAGATCCTCGAGGGCCGCCAGCACCTCGAGCAGGAATGGTTCTTCCGTTATCTGCTCAAGGACGAGAGCGCCATCGATGTTCGGGACCGCGCGGTCTATGCCGCCGCCTATGCCAGCCGCGAGGCGATCCGCGCGGGCAACGCCTGGTATCAGGCCTTTCCTCAGGACATCGTCGATGACGGGACCTACGGCAAGCTGACGATGCCGGTGCTCGGCCTGGGCGGCCCGGGCTTCGGGTGGTTGAAGGCCACGTTGTCGGGCAAGGCCACGGACCTGCGAGTGATCAAGGTCGAGGGCAGCGGACACTTCATCGCCGAGGAGAAGCCCGAGGCCACCCTCGGCTACCTCGCCGACTTCCTGAAGTAG
- a CDS encoding LysR family transcriptional regulator translates to MSKLPDFEGLAMFAKVAEERSFSAAARAMGLSVATVSRGVSRLEERLGARLFNRTSRKLALTEFGRTVAESASRIYRDAEQVEDSARELSARPRGVIRLAVPMSFGVRWVAPLLPEFFRAYPEVSVDLHLSDATVDVVGQGFDAALRIAVQLDPSLVARRLCAVSRFIVAAPSYLKRHGRPKHPRDLNGRDCLGYAYRARSDVWRLANAAGDEETVTPSGQLRVTNADALVPTVLAGLAIAELPEFIASEYLRDGRLEAILRDWTLTTGGLYFVTPTARVRPAKIEALAGFLAEHLSKPEWRWPR, encoded by the coding sequence ATGTCGAAACTGCCGGATTTCGAGGGGCTGGCGATGTTCGCCAAGGTGGCCGAGGAGCGGTCGTTCTCGGCGGCCGCGCGGGCCATGGGCCTGTCCGTCGCGACGGTCTCGCGGGGTGTCAGCCGGCTGGAGGAGCGGCTCGGCGCGCGGCTCTTCAACCGCACCTCGCGGAAGCTGGCGCTGACGGAGTTCGGGCGGACGGTCGCGGAAAGCGCGAGCCGCATCTATCGCGACGCCGAGCAGGTGGAGGACTCGGCGCGGGAGCTGTCCGCCCGGCCTCGCGGCGTCATCCGCCTGGCGGTGCCGATGTCCTTCGGGGTGCGCTGGGTGGCACCGCTCCTGCCAGAGTTCTTCCGCGCCTACCCGGAAGTGTCGGTCGATCTCCACCTCTCGGACGCGACCGTGGATGTGGTGGGACAGGGCTTCGACGCGGCGCTGCGAATCGCGGTGCAACTGGATCCATCGCTGGTCGCGCGACGGCTCTGCGCGGTCTCACGCTTCATCGTCGCGGCACCGAGCTATCTGAAGCGGCACGGCCGGCCGAAGCACCCTCGAGACCTGAACGGCCGCGACTGCCTGGGGTACGCCTATCGCGCGCGCAGCGACGTCTGGCGGCTGGCCAACGCCGCCGGCGACGAGGAGACCGTTACGCCCAGCGGACAGCTTCGCGTCACCAACGCGGATGCCCTGGTGCCCACCGTACTCGCGGGCCTCGCCATCGCCGAGCTGCCCGAGTTCATCGCGAGCGAATACCTCCGCGACGGACGGCTGGAGGCCATCTTGAGAGATTGGACGCTGACGACGGGCGGTCTCTACTTCGTCACACCCACGGCCCGCGTGCGCCCGGCCAAGATCGAGGCGCTCGCCGGGTTTCTCGCCGAGCACCTCTCCAAGCCTGAGTGGCGCTGGCCCCGCTGA
- a CDS encoding epoxide hydrolase family protein has product MNDIQSPSSLPSRRQLLRMMAGASALAAVGSETIAEAAGAPVGPTTPQVTPFRVSIPQAALNDLKRRLAATRWPERETVNDWSQGVPLAKAQALIAYWRDRYDWRKFEARLNAFPQFRTQIDGLGIHFLHVKSSHPDALPIVLTHGWPGSIVEFLKIIGPLTEPTRHGGRAEDAFHVVIPSLPGFGFSDKPAETGWDVARIARAWGVLMQRLGYTKWVAQGGDWGSGVTHALGHLRPDGLVAAHVNWPLVFPEKLPENPTPDEQAAIDAAGRFANEQYGYFKEQATRPQTIGYALADSPAGQALWIYEKFQAWTDNRGNPEDALSMDEMLDNITLYWLTDTAASSARIYWQNSQGKPSGFSAGRIELPMAATTFPHELYRAPRKWAEALWPHLLYWGEVDKGGHFAAFEQPAVFANELRKAFRTVR; this is encoded by the coding sequence ATGAACGACATCCAGAGCCCCTCGAGTCTTCCCTCCCGCCGTCAGCTCCTGCGGATGATGGCCGGAGCGTCAGCCCTCGCCGCCGTGGGGAGCGAGACGATCGCCGAGGCGGCGGGCGCCCCCGTGGGCCCCACCACCCCCCAGGTGACGCCGTTTCGCGTCTCGATTCCCCAGGCGGCGCTGAACGATCTCAAGCGACGGCTGGCGGCGACGCGGTGGCCCGAGCGCGAGACGGTGAACGATTGGTCCCAGGGCGTCCCGCTCGCCAAGGCGCAGGCGCTGATCGCCTATTGGCGCGACCGTTATGACTGGCGGAAGTTCGAGGCGCGACTGAATGCCTTTCCCCAGTTCCGTACCCAGATCGACGGGCTCGGCATCCACTTCCTGCACGTCAAATCCTCTCATCCCGATGCGCTGCCGATTGTCCTCACCCATGGCTGGCCGGGCTCGATCGTCGAGTTCCTGAAGATCATCGGTCCTCTCACCGAGCCCACCCGCCATGGAGGAAGGGCGGAGGATGCCTTCCACGTCGTGATTCCCTCGCTCCCGGGATTTGGCTTCTCCGACAAGCCCGCGGAGACGGGCTGGGATGTCGCGCGCATCGCCAGGGCGTGGGGGGTGTTGATGCAGCGGCTGGGTTACACGAAGTGGGTGGCCCAGGGCGGCGATTGGGGTTCTGGTGTCACCCATGCGCTCGGCCATCTCCGCCCGGACGGTCTGGTCGCGGCGCACGTCAACTGGCCGCTCGTGTTCCCGGAGAAGTTGCCGGAGAACCCGACGCCCGACGAGCAGGCCGCGATCGACGCCGCCGGGCGCTTCGCGAACGAGCAGTACGGCTACTTCAAGGAGCAGGCGACGCGCCCCCAGACGATTGGTTATGCCCTGGCGGACTCCCCGGCGGGCCAGGCGTTGTGGATCTACGAGAAGTTCCAGGCGTGGACCGACAACCGGGGCAATCCCGAGGACGCCCTGTCGATGGACGAGATGCTCGACAACATCACGCTGTACTGGCTGACCGACACGGCGGCCTCCTCGGCGCGCATCTATTGGCAGAACTCGCAGGGCAAGCCCTCTGGCTTCTCGGCGGGGCGCATCGAGCTGCCCATGGCGGCGACGACCTTCCCGCATGAGCTCTACCGTGCGCCCAGGAAGTGGGCCGAGGCGCTGTGGCCCCACCTGCTCTACTGGGGCGAGGTGGACAAGGGCGGGCATTTCGCCGCCTTCGAACAGCCGGCGGTGTTCGCGAACGAGCTGCGCAAGGCATTCCGGACTGTCCGGTAG
- a CDS encoding proline iminopeptidase-family hydrolase — MKMNASGLLAVGALLLLQACAAQAPASSRYFDSSGRPDVLSGGARRIEISTSQGRFHVWTKRVGNNPTIKVLLLHGGPGGSSEYFEAADSYFPGASIEYYYYDQLGSFRSDQPDDAKLAALLGTEHFVEEVEQVRQALGLGRDNFYLLGHSWGGILAIEYALKYQQHLKGLVISNMMASIPAYNEYAKNVLMPQMDPKVLAEVQALEAAKDYTNPRYMELLVPNYYEQHILRMPLAQWPEPASRAFSHSNQKVYVPMQGPSEMGASGILEKWDRTKDLPAITVPTLTIGGRYDTMDPKHMEWMASQVRRGRYLDCPQGSHMSMYDDQRTYFTGLIRFIQDVDTGRF; from the coding sequence TGAAGATGAACGCTTCTGGGCTGCTCGCGGTCGGTGCGCTCCTCCTGCTCCAGGCATGCGCGGCGCAAGCCCCCGCCAGCTCCCGCTACTTCGACTCGAGCGGGCGCCCCGACGTGCTGAGCGGCGGCGCGCGGCGCATCGAGATCTCCACCTCGCAGGGCAGGTTCCACGTCTGGACGAAGCGCGTGGGGAACAACCCCACCATCAAGGTGCTGCTGCTGCACGGCGGCCCTGGCGGCTCGAGCGAGTACTTCGAGGCCGCGGACAGCTACTTCCCGGGCGCGAGCATCGAGTACTACTACTACGACCAGCTCGGCTCGTTCCGCAGCGACCAGCCCGACGACGCGAAGCTGGCGGCGCTGCTCGGCACGGAGCACTTCGTCGAGGAGGTCGAGCAGGTGCGCCAGGCGCTCGGCCTCGGCCGCGACAACTTCTACCTGCTGGGCCACTCGTGGGGAGGCATCCTCGCGATCGAGTACGCGCTCAAGTACCAGCAGCACCTCAAGGGCCTCGTCATCTCCAACATGATGGCGAGCATCCCCGCGTACAACGAGTACGCGAAGAACGTGCTGATGCCCCAGATGGACCCGAAGGTGCTCGCCGAGGTGCAGGCGCTCGAGGCGGCGAAGGACTACACGAATCCGCGCTACATGGAGTTGCTGGTGCCGAACTACTACGAGCAACACATCCTGCGCATGCCGTTGGCGCAGTGGCCCGAGCCGGCGTCACGCGCCTTCTCGCACAGCAATCAGAAGGTCTACGTGCCCATGCAGGGCCCGAGCGAGATGGGCGCGAGCGGCATCCTCGAGAAGTGGGACCGGACGAAGGACCTTCCGGCCATCACCGTGCCCACGCTCACCATCGGGGGGCGGTACGACACCATGGACCCCAAGCACATGGAGTGGATGGCGAGCCAGGTGCGGCGGGGCCGCTACCTGGACTGCCCCCAGGGCAGCCACATGTCCATGTATGACGATCAGCGGACGTACTTCACGGGGCTCATCCGCTTCATCCAGGACGTGGACACGGGTCGCTTCTGA